From the Thermodesulfobacteriota bacterium genome, one window contains:
- a CDS encoding terminase family protein, whose amino-acid sequence MSGPLFYPYQRRWVSRADRFKVGMFARQTGKTFTTTFEIAEDCQLADLEGRRVRWVILSRGERQAKEAMEEGVKRHCQALGAAIRSEEYEWRGEAAYKALEVTWPNGSRLTALPANPDTARGFSANVFLDEFAFHADSRKIWAALFPVISAGWKLRVVSTPNGKGNKFYDLVTADDPVWYRQKTDIYEAVKDGLPRDVDELKRALGDPDAWAQEYELQWLDEASAWLPYDLINAVEHDQAGDPEGYAGGPCYVGNDIGVRRDLWVAWVWELVGDVLWTREVVTLKRASFATQDATLDDLFGRYRVARLCMDQTGMGEKPVEDAKRRYGASRVEGVLFTGPAKLTLATQGKQAFEDRKIRIPMGDPALRADLHSLKKLPTGTGNFRFDADRDDTGHADRAWACFLGVHAAATPCHDTTVLSGRRRETATMFEGY is encoded by the coding sequence ATGAGCGGCCCCCTCTTCTACCCCTACCAGCGCCGCTGGGTGAGCCGTGCCGACCGCTTCAAGGTCGGCATGTTCGCGCGCCAGACGGGCAAGACCTTCACGACGACGTTCGAGATCGCCGAGGACTGCCAGCTCGCCGACCTCGAAGGCCGGCGGGTGCGCTGGGTGATCCTTTCCCGCGGCGAACGCCAGGCCAAAGAAGCGATGGAGGAGGGCGTGAAGCGCCACTGCCAGGCACTGGGCGCGGCGATCCGCTCCGAGGAGTACGAGTGGCGGGGCGAGGCGGCGTACAAGGCCCTGGAGGTCACCTGGCCCAACGGCAGTCGCCTCACCGCGCTGCCGGCCAACCCCGACACGGCGCGCGGCTTCTCGGCCAACGTGTTCCTCGACGAGTTCGCCTTCCACGCCGACAGCCGCAAGATCTGGGCGGCGCTCTTCCCGGTGATCTCCGCGGGGTGGAAGCTGCGGGTGGTCTCGACCCCCAACGGCAAGGGCAACAAGTTCTACGACCTCGTGACCGCTGACGATCCGGTCTGGTATCGCCAGAAAACCGACATTTACGAGGCCGTGAAGGACGGTTTGCCCCGCGACGTAGACGAGCTCAAACGCGCGCTCGGCGACCCCGACGCCTGGGCCCAGGAGTACGAGCTCCAGTGGCTCGACGAGGCCAGTGCCTGGCTCCCCTACGACCTCATCAACGCCGTGGAGCACGACCAGGCGGGCGACCCCGAGGGGTACGCGGGCGGTCCCTGCTACGTGGGCAACGACATCGGCGTGCGGCGCGATCTGTGGGTGGCGTGGGTGTGGGAGCTGGTGGGCGACGTGCTGTGGACCCGCGAGGTGGTCACGCTCAAGCGCGCGAGCTTCGCCACCCAAGACGCCACGCTCGACGACCTCTTCGGCCGCTACCGGGTGGCGCGCCTGTGCATGGACCAGACCGGCATGGGCGAAAAGCCCGTAGAAGATGCCAAGCGCCGCTACGGGGCGAGCCGGGTGGAGGGGGTGCTCTTCACGGGCCCGGCGAAGCTCACGCTCGCGACCCAGGGCAAGCAGGCCTTCGAGGACCGCAAGATCCGCATCCCCATGGGCGACCCGGCGCTTCGGGCAGATCTGCACAGCCTGAAGAAGCTGCCCACCGGCACGGGCAACTTCCGCTTCGACGCCGACAGGGACGACACGGGGCACGCAGACCGGGCGTGGGCGTGCTTTCTGGGGGTGCACGCGGCGGCAACGCCCTGCCACGACACCACCGTGCTCTCCGGCCGCC